The window GATATTTATGTGTCCCAGGGTACTGAAGGGCACGGACTCCCAACAGTCTGTTTTGTCAGTGGTGTTATTGGCGCCGCCCTTGGTGGAATCGGCGGAGCCCTCGTATATTACGCTCTTATAGAAGTGGGCATTAGTGCAGGTCTCAGTGCGGGTGCAGCAGCTTCTGTTACAGGGAATGAACTTGTAGGAATTGCTGCAATGTTCGCAATAGGCATCTTCTTTGTAAATGCTGTGATTCCATCCTATAACATCGGAGGCACAATCGAAGGGTTCCACGACCCTAAGTGGAAGAAGTGGCCAAAAGCGGTAATCTCTTCCTTTATAGCAACGATATTCTGCGCCATCGTGGCAGTAATCGCAATTTTACAGCTTGGAGGTATCTAAAAATGTCTGCAGGTGGATCAGGAGGAGCCAAAACCGCTTATCCTCCAAATACAATAATGGCCATTGGTGCAGTCGGTGGCCTCGCAGGGATTTACCTAGGCCACTTCATGCCTCCAGCGTATTCCTTCTTCGGAGGTCTTGGAGCAATCTGCGCCATTGTCTGGGGTGCTGACGCGGTTCGCCGTGTTGCAAGCTACGGGCTTGGTACAGGGGTTCCATCTATTGGTATGATTGCCCTTGGTATGGGAATTATAGCTGCCCTGTTCGGACTTTCCGTAGGAGGCATTGCTGGGCCCATAGTATCCTTCATCGTAGCAGGAATCATAGGTGCCATTATCGGTATCCTTGCAAACAAAGTAATAGGAATGGGCATTCCTATAATGGAACGGGCTATGGTGGAAATAGCAGGTGCAGGAACCCTGGCAATTATCGGATTAAGCGTTGTCATTGCGGGAACATTTAATTACGCTGATGTCGTTCAAAACGTGGTCGCCAATGGATATATTGCACTGATCTTTATCATAGGCGGTATGGGAATTCTTCACCCCTTCAATGCTAACCTCGGTCCTGATGAGACACAGGACAGAACTCTGATGTTAGCTGTTGAAAAGGCAGCCATCGCAGTGGTAATTACAGGTTTTGCGTCTTCACTTCATGAAGGATTGATGGCAGCCGGATTAAACATCCTTGTAGGACTTATTATCTGGGCTTTTGCCTTTATGAAGTACTATGAGCTTGTCAAGAGAGATGCATACTCTGTTGTTGGAACTGGGTTGTTGCCAAGTGCGGAGGAATTGCAATGAGCATCATTCGCATAGCTCCCGAAGTACATCTGGTCCTGGACCCTGAAACTGGAGTTGTAGCAGAAGAAAGGGCAGACTCGGTTCTCTATTCCATGGATCCTGTCTTTGAGAGACTGGACAAACTTGATGGGGTTGCAGATGACCTGGTGAATTCACTTTCGCCCAGCAAACCGCTCCTTAACTCATGGCCTGGCCGTGAGAACACCTCCTATATGGCAGGAATTTATGGTAACTCTTTCTACGGAGTTGTTGTAGGTCTTGCCTTCAGCGGGCTGCTTGCCCTGATCATAGTTATAAAGAGACTGATCGAGGGAGGGATGTAAAATGGTAAATAAAAGAGAGCCAGCACCTGGATGGCCCATCCTGAAAGGAGAGTATGAAATAGGCGATGTAAAGAGTTGTGTTGCAGTCATTACCTGTGCATCACACCTCGCCGGAAAGCCTATTCTCGATGCCGGAGCAGCAATTACAGGGTCCTGTAAAACCGAAAACCTGGGTATAGAGAAGGTCGTTGCCGGCATAATTGCAAACCCCAATATCAGGTTCCTGGTCGTAACAGGATCTGAAGTCAAAGGGCACGTTACAG is drawn from Methanosarcina lacustris Z-7289 and contains these coding sequences:
- the mtrD gene encoding tetrahydromethanopterin S-methyltransferase subunit D, with product MIEGLMANILPMVFIVIGGVLISWSVHFVPVGGAPAAMAQATGIGTGTVQLAAGAGLTGLVSAGFMMNVTTNLPLILSSGAVGAMIMMSVTMIVGSWVYAYGVGCVPASAKVKVDPITKYRQDIYVSQGTEGHGLPTVCFVSGVIGAALGGIGGALVYYALIEVGISAGLSAGAAASVTGNELVGIAAMFAIGIFFVNAVIPSYNIGGTIEGFHDPKWKKWPKAVISSFIATIFCAIVAVIAILQLGGI
- the mtrC gene encoding tetrahydromethanopterin S-methyltransferase subunit MtrC; this translates as MSAGGSGGAKTAYPPNTIMAIGAVGGLAGIYLGHFMPPAYSFFGGLGAICAIVWGADAVRRVASYGLGTGVPSIGMIALGMGIIAALFGLSVGGIAGPIVSFIVAGIIGAIIGILANKVIGMGIPIMERAMVEIAGAGTLAIIGLSVVIAGTFNYADVVQNVVANGYIALIFIIGGMGILHPFNANLGPDETQDRTLMLAVEKAAIAVVITGFASSLHEGLMAAGLNILVGLIIWAFAFMKYYELVKRDAYSVVGTGLLPSAEELQ
- a CDS encoding tetrahydromethanopterin S-methyltransferase subunit B, with product MSIIRIAPEVHLVLDPETGVVAEERADSVLYSMDPVFERLDKLDGVADDLVNSLSPSKPLLNSWPGRENTSYMAGIYGNSFYGVVVGLAFSGLLALIIVIKRLIEGGM